In one window of Erwinia tasmaniensis Et1/99 DNA:
- a CDS encoding sugar phosphate isomerase/epimerase family protein produces MSLSDNPLFINTILLGGSSEQKLQAAAAAGFQQVELWQQDVEAAPGGAASLAHLCSRLTLALTDYQVLMDFDGAPDDQRENKRDQALEMISTARQLGATTLLVPASTHPLCCQERIEEDLRWLVQQAAQHNLRIAYEAMAWSQHINDTAAAWRLIKRIDAPNLGLVVDAFHIFVRQRTLADLKGIPAEKIFLVQLSDLDFQPQEQQLKDVARHERLLPGEGNYPLEALLHHLEDIAYRGPIGLEVFNDRRHGADPYLTAKAAMAALRKMM; encoded by the coding sequence ATGTCTCTTTCGGACAACCCATTATTTATCAATACCATTCTACTGGGCGGCAGTAGCGAACAGAAATTGCAGGCGGCCGCCGCGGCAGGTTTTCAGCAGGTGGAGCTGTGGCAGCAGGATGTGGAGGCCGCCCCCGGCGGCGCGGCCAGCCTTGCTCATCTCTGTTCACGGCTGACGCTGGCGCTGACGGATTATCAGGTGTTGATGGATTTTGATGGTGCGCCGGACGACCAGCGCGAGAATAAACGTGATCAGGCGCTGGAGATGATCTCAACGGCACGGCAGCTGGGAGCCACAACATTGCTGGTTCCCGCATCAACCCATCCCCTGTGTTGCCAAGAGAGAATAGAAGAGGATTTACGCTGGCTGGTACAGCAGGCGGCGCAGCATAATCTGCGCATAGCCTATGAGGCGATGGCATGGAGCCAGCATATTAATGACACTGCCGCCGCATGGCGGCTGATAAAACGCATTGATGCGCCAAACCTGGGGTTGGTGGTTGACGCGTTTCATATTTTCGTTCGGCAAAGAACGCTGGCAGACCTGAAAGGCATCCCGGCAGAAAAGATATTTTTAGTTCAGCTCTCGGACCTGGACTTCCAGCCGCAAGAGCAACAGCTGAAAGACGTAGCCCGTCATGAGCGCCTGCTGCCGGGAGAAGGCAATTACCCGCTGGAGGCGCTGTTACACCATCTGGAGGATATTGCATACCGGGGGCCAATAGGGCTTGAAGTGTTTAACGATCGGCGACATGGGGCCGATCCTTATCTCACGGCGAAAGCCGCCATGGCCGCACTACGCAAAATGATGTAG
- a CDS encoding YebG family protein gives MAVEIKYVVVRKGEEKMTFASKKEADAFDKMLDMAEVLSGWLATSPLAMDEQQNEALGLFMAENKDTLQQVLRTGRLPEENASGENADAAESKLRAVAG, from the coding sequence ATGGCTGTTGAAATCAAATACGTTGTCGTCAGAAAAGGTGAAGAAAAAATGACATTTGCCAGCAAAAAAGAGGCGGACGCCTTTGATAAAATGCTCGATATGGCCGAAGTGCTTTCCGGCTGGCTGGCTACCAGCCCGCTGGCAATGGATGAGCAGCAGAACGAGGCGCTGGGGCTGTTTATGGCGGAAAATAAGGACACTTTACAGCAGGTCCTGCGCACCGGCAGGCTGCCTGAAGAAAATGCCAGCGGGGAAAACGCCGACGCGGCCGAGAGCAAGCTGCGGGCGGTAGCGGGCTAA
- the purT gene encoding formate-dependent phosphoribosylglycinamide formyltransferase — MTTVGTALRPNATRVMLLGSGELGKEVALECQRLGVEVIAVDRYADAPAMQVAHRSHVIDMLDGAALAALIADEKPDFVVPEIEAIATDMLVELEKQGQHVVPTARAAKLTMDREGIRRLAAEELWVPTSDYRFADGYDAFQAAAEAIGFPCIVKPVMSSSGKGQSFIREASQLMAAWEYAQQGGRAGAGRVIVEGVVKFDFEITLLTISAVDGIHFCAPIGHRQEDGDYRESWQPQHMSELALQRARQVAEKVVTALGGHGLFGVELFVCGDEVVFSEVSPRPHDTGMVTLISQDVSEFALHVRAFLGLPVGAIRQYGPAASAVILPELDSDNVQYANLSAAVGAGLQLRLFGKPHIQGKRRLGVALATGLDIDEAVQRAVSAANGVKVSG, encoded by the coding sequence ATGACAACTGTTGGAACCGCTCTGCGTCCGAATGCGACGCGCGTCATGCTGTTAGGATCGGGTGAACTGGGCAAAGAAGTTGCGCTGGAGTGCCAGCGTTTAGGCGTCGAGGTGATTGCAGTAGATCGCTACGCCGATGCCCCCGCTATGCAGGTTGCTCATCGCAGTCATGTTATTGATATGCTGGACGGTGCGGCCCTGGCAGCGCTGATAGCCGATGAGAAGCCGGACTTCGTTGTACCCGAAATTGAAGCCATCGCCACTGATATGCTGGTTGAACTGGAGAAGCAGGGCCAGCATGTGGTTCCCACCGCCCGCGCAGCCAAGCTGACCATGGATCGTGAAGGCATTCGTCGCCTTGCGGCAGAAGAGTTATGGGTGCCTACGTCCGACTACCGATTCGCCGACGGCTATGACGCATTCCAGGCGGCCGCAGAAGCTATTGGCTTCCCGTGCATCGTCAAGCCGGTCATGAGCTCTTCCGGCAAAGGCCAGAGCTTTATTCGTGAAGCCTCACAGCTGATGGCAGCCTGGGAATATGCTCAACAGGGTGGCCGTGCGGGCGCTGGCCGTGTGATTGTTGAAGGCGTAGTGAAATTTGATTTCGAAATAACCCTGCTCACCATCAGCGCGGTGGACGGCATTCATTTCTGTGCGCCTATCGGCCATCGCCAGGAGGATGGAGATTATCGCGAATCCTGGCAGCCACAGCACATGAGCGAGCTGGCCCTGCAACGTGCCCGCCAGGTCGCTGAAAAGGTGGTGACGGCTCTCGGCGGCCACGGGCTGTTTGGCGTAGAGCTGTTTGTCTGTGGTGATGAGGTGGTGTTCAGCGAAGTCTCACCGCGACCACACGATACCGGCATGGTCACCCTGATTTCACAGGACGTTTCTGAGTTTGCGCTGCATGTGCGTGCTTTCCTCGGCCTGCCGGTTGGCGCTATCCGTCAGTATGGCCCGGCGGCATCCGCTGTGATCCTGCCAGAGCTGGACAGTGATAACGTGCAGTATGCCAACCTCTCGGCGGCCGTGGGAGCGGGTCTTCAGCTTCGTCTGTTTGGTAAACCACACATTCAGGGCAAGCGGCGTTTAGGCGTGGCGCTGGCAACCGGCCTTGATATTGACGAGGCGGTGCAGCGTGCCGTCTCGGCTGCCAACGGCGTCAAAGTGTCTGGCTAA
- a CDS encoding YebY family protein: MKKLALVCLALGISSSATAGIETVSRFDMGKNDWPFTREEMMLSCEKGNVLFAINDGTLVQYPLNAAAEAKVQAGQMKGMPITKVLADDPNNPGQKKSLAPILARAEKLCH; encoded by the coding sequence ATGAAAAAATTGGCATTAGTATGTCTGGCGCTGGGTATCAGCAGCAGCGCCACGGCTGGCATCGAAACCGTAAGTCGTTTTGATATGGGTAAGAACGACTGGCCCTTCACGCGCGAAGAGATGATGTTGAGCTGTGAGAAAGGCAACGTGCTGTTTGCCATCAATGACGGCACGCTGGTGCAGTATCCACTGAATGCCGCAGCAGAGGCCAAAGTGCAGGCGGGGCAAATGAAGGGAATGCCAATAACGAAAGTTCTGGCGGACGATCCAAATAACCCAGGTCAGAAAAAAAGCCTGGCACCGATCCTTGCGCGTGCCGAGAAGCTGTGTCACTGA
- a CDS encoding AI-2E family transporter — protein sequence MIIQGISKGFFIFILAATTLGFFHILGPYFSAILWAAILAIIFHPLKSKIRKYCRDKNGLASLITLFIICLIVFIPLAVVASSLAIEFNALYSRIQGDQTELTTVAASVVNHLPDWLRHFLAENNLNDASAIQQKLSGVAMKGGQFFAGSLMMIGKSTFSFTIGFGIMLYLLFFLLKDGAYLVGMALDAIPLSRFVKHHLFVKFAAVSRATVKGTVVVAVVQGTLGGIAFWFAGIQGSILWGSLMAFLSLIPAVGSAIIWLPVVLYFFFSGAMIKGLLLTFFFVVVIGLVDNILRPLLVGKDTKMPDYLILISTLGGMEIYGINGFVIGPLIAALFISCWNLLSGRDHKGNTDKIDSDFMEESQTHPNKEMSSPHNADK from the coding sequence ATGATCATTCAGGGCATAAGTAAGGGATTTTTTATTTTTATTCTGGCGGCAACCACGCTGGGGTTTTTTCATATACTGGGGCCTTATTTTTCCGCCATTCTCTGGGCCGCTATTCTGGCGATCATTTTCCACCCGCTGAAAAGCAAAATCAGGAAATACTGCCGCGATAAAAACGGCCTGGCATCACTGATTACGTTATTCATCATCTGCCTGATTGTGTTTATCCCGCTGGCCGTGGTTGCCTCCTCACTGGCAATTGAGTTCAACGCGCTGTATAGCCGTATCCAGGGCGACCAAACGGAACTGACGACCGTCGCGGCAAGCGTCGTCAACCATCTGCCTGACTGGCTGCGCCATTTCCTTGCCGAGAACAATCTGAATGACGCCAGTGCTATTCAGCAAAAGCTTTCGGGCGTGGCGATGAAAGGCGGGCAGTTTTTTGCCGGTAGCCTGATGATGATAGGAAAAAGCACCTTCAGTTTCACCATCGGCTTCGGCATTATGCTCTATCTGCTGTTCTTCCTGCTGAAAGATGGCGCTTATCTGGTCGGTATGGCGCTGGATGCCATCCCGCTGTCACGCTTTGTTAAACATCATCTGTTTGTTAAGTTCGCCGCGGTTTCTCGTGCCACGGTAAAAGGCACTGTCGTGGTGGCGGTGGTACAGGGAACGCTGGGCGGCATTGCTTTCTGGTTTGCGGGCATTCAGGGCAGCATTTTGTGGGGCTCTTTGATGGCGTTCCTGTCGCTGATCCCGGCCGTGGGTTCGGCGATTATCTGGCTACCGGTGGTACTTTATTTCTTCTTCTCTGGCGCAATGATCAAAGGATTGTTGCTGACATTCTTCTTCGTGGTGGTCATTGGGCTGGTGGATAATATACTACGTCCGCTGCTGGTCGGCAAAGACACCAAAATGCCCGACTATCTGATCCTGATTTCGACGCTGGGCGGCATGGAAATTTATGGCATTAACGGCTTTGTTATTGGGCCACTGATTGCCGCACTGTTTATTTCCTGCTGGAACCTGCTTTCTGGCAGAGACCATAAAGGCAATACTGACAAGATTGACAGTGACTTTATGGAAGAAAGTCAGACTCATCCTAATAAAGAGATGTCATCACCTCACAATGCTGATAAGTAA
- the exoX gene encoding exodeoxyribonuclease X produces the protein MLRVIDTETCGLQGGIVEVASVDVINGQIANPMSDLISPDRPISRQAMDVHKITEAMVRGKPTIEQAIGRYHGSPYYVAHNASFDRRMLPEMNGEWICTMTLARRLWPGLKYGNEALRQALRLDVSPPPELHAHRALYDCYVTAALLVRIMTFSGWDAAEMLRRMQVKGSTNSFPFGKYRGQKVDDVAKKDPGYLQWMLKKIPDLKPDLRSAIERALSESD, from the coding sequence ATGTTAAGGGTTATAGACACGGAAACCTGCGGCCTGCAGGGCGGGATCGTCGAAGTGGCTTCGGTAGATGTGATTAACGGACAGATTGCCAATCCGATGAGCGATCTTATCTCACCCGACCGTCCCATCAGCCGTCAGGCAATGGACGTGCATAAAATTACCGAAGCGATGGTGCGAGGGAAGCCGACCATCGAACAGGCCATTGGTCGTTATCACGGCAGCCCTTACTACGTGGCACATAACGCCAGTTTCGACCGCCGCATGTTGCCCGAAATGAACGGGGAGTGGATTTGTACCATGACCTTAGCTCGCCGCCTGTGGCCCGGGCTGAAATACGGCAACGAGGCGCTACGTCAGGCTTTACGACTGGACGTCTCGCCCCCGCCCGAGCTTCATGCCCACCGTGCCCTGTACGACTGCTACGTTACCGCTGCGCTGCTGGTGCGTATAATGACATTTAGCGGCTGGGACGCCGCCGAAATGCTGCGGCGGATGCAGGTCAAAGGTTCCACCAACAGTTTCCCCTTTGGCAAGTATCGTGGTCAAAAAGTTGACGACGTTGCGAAAAAAGATCCGGGCTATTTACAGTGGATGCTGAAAAAAATCCCGGATTTAAAGCCTGACCTGCGCAGCGCGATAGAGCGGGCGCTAAGCGAATCCGATTAA
- a CDS encoding tellurite resistance TerB family protein codes for MSSWFQQIQTLLGQSGKSTSGGEGLSKMLAPGALGGLAGLLVASKSSRKLLAKYGTNALIIGGGAVAGSVLWNKYKQRVRETHQQSPQFGEQSTPVDRRAERLIEALVFAAKSDGHIDHDERRAIDEHILQSGLGTQAEQLVQRAIAQPLDPHRLAADVKNEEEALEVYFLSNLVIDVDHFMERSYLQALGDALKIPQDVRESIERDIRSEKQKLTV; via the coding sequence ATGAGCAGCTGGTTCCAACAAATCCAGACCCTGTTAGGCCAATCGGGAAAATCCACTTCCGGCGGTGAAGGGTTAAGCAAAATGCTGGCGCCGGGCGCATTGGGAGGACTCGCAGGGCTTTTGGTCGCCAGCAAATCATCGCGCAAACTGCTGGCCAAATACGGCACAAATGCGCTGATCATCGGCGGAGGCGCCGTGGCGGGCAGCGTATTATGGAACAAATACAAGCAGCGCGTCAGGGAAACCCATCAGCAAAGCCCGCAGTTTGGTGAGCAAAGCACCCCGGTAGATCGCCGTGCTGAACGTCTGATTGAGGCGCTGGTGTTTGCCGCTAAAAGCGACGGGCATATTGATCATGACGAACGCCGCGCAATTGATGAGCATATCCTTCAATCCGGGCTGGGCACGCAGGCTGAACAGCTGGTTCAGCGTGCCATAGCCCAGCCGCTGGATCCGCACAGGCTTGCCGCGGATGTCAAAAACGAGGAAGAGGCGCTGGAAGTCTATTTTCTAAGTAACCTGGTGATTGACGTGGATCACTTCATGGAACGTAGCTATCTACAGGCGCTGGGTGATGCGTTGAAGATCCCGCAGGATGTACGCGAATCGATCGAACGGGATATCCGCAGTGAAAAGCAAAAGCTAACCGTCTGA
- a CDS encoding S9 family peptidase encodes MTPPKANKIPHVMSLHGETRTDDYYWLRDDRREDPGVLAHLRAENDFCQQQLEPQQALQAQLLKEMIERIPARDQSVPYVKNDYRYLSRYEEGNEYTLYTRQPAETSTPDVWDTLLDGNQRASDSEFYTLGGVAISPDNQTMAVAEDFLSRRVYAIRLRNLDSGEWYPEVLEGVSSGMAWAGDSRTLYYVLKDTQTLLPYQVWRHTLGTPQQQDQLVYEEQDDAFYVGLDKTTSEQFVAIVLGSSTTTEIMLLDAQQPNAQPQPFCARRKDHEYSVDHYQGHFYIRSNRDGKNFALYRSAEADEQQWQTVIPTRDDIVLEGFSLFRDWLVVEERQGGLTRLRQIHRQNGQSRAIAFDDPAYVTWIGYNPSPESSKLRYGYSSMTTPDTLYELDLDSGERQILKQTEVKGFDASLYRSERHWLTMRDGVEVPVSLVYRLDCYQPGSNPLLVYGYGSYGSSMDADFSASRLSLLDRGFVYALTHIRGGGEMGQQWYDDGRLLNKMNSFHDFIDITDELVARKYGDAQKVYAMGGSAGGLLMGAVINMVPDRFHGVVAQVPFVDVLTTMLDESIPLTTGEYDEWGNPAEEHYYGYIRRYSPYDNVVAQSYPHLLVTAGLHDSQVQYWEPAKWVAKLRELKTGDHLLLLHTDMDSGHGGKSGRFKAYEGLVMEYAFLIALSTGLLGRPTAA; translated from the coding sequence ATGACTCCACCAAAAGCAAATAAAATACCTCATGTGATGAGCTTGCACGGTGAAACGCGCACCGATGATTATTACTGGCTGCGTGACGATCGGCGTGAAGATCCCGGTGTGCTGGCGCATTTACGTGCTGAAAACGATTTTTGTCAGCAGCAGCTTGAACCACAACAGGCGCTTCAGGCGCAGCTGTTGAAAGAAATGATCGAGCGTATCCCCGCGCGTGACCAGTCGGTTCCCTACGTGAAAAACGACTACCGCTATCTGAGCCGCTATGAAGAGGGCAACGAATATACCCTTTATACCCGTCAGCCGGCGGAGACCAGTACGCCGGACGTCTGGGATACCTTGCTGGATGGCAACCAGCGCGCCTCTGATAGCGAATTTTACACGCTCGGCGGCGTGGCCATCAGTCCGGATAATCAGACGATGGCGGTGGCAGAAGACTTTTTGTCACGCAGGGTATACGCCATTCGTCTGCGTAATTTAGACAGCGGCGAGTGGTATCCGGAGGTGCTTGAAGGCGTATCTTCGGGCATGGCGTGGGCGGGCGATTCGCGGACGCTCTATTACGTGTTGAAGGATACTCAGACGCTGCTGCCATACCAGGTCTGGCGGCATACGCTCGGCACACCACAACAGCAGGACCAGCTGGTTTATGAAGAGCAGGACGATGCGTTTTATGTCGGCCTCGATAAAACCACCTCCGAACAGTTTGTTGCCATCGTGCTGGGAAGCAGCACAACCACGGAGATTATGCTGCTGGATGCGCAACAGCCCAATGCACAGCCACAGCCGTTTTGCGCACGTCGTAAAGATCATGAGTACAGCGTCGATCACTATCAGGGCCATTTCTATATTCGCTCCAATCGCGACGGGAAAAACTTCGCTTTGTACCGCAGCGCAGAGGCCGATGAACAGCAGTGGCAGACGGTGATCCCGACACGTGACGACATCGTGCTGGAAGGGTTTTCCCTGTTCCGCGACTGGCTGGTGGTTGAAGAGCGCCAGGGCGGATTGACCAGGCTGCGCCAGATCCACCGGCAGAACGGCCAAAGCCGCGCCATTGCCTTTGACGACCCGGCTTATGTCACCTGGATAGGTTATAACCCCAGCCCGGAAAGCAGTAAGCTACGCTATGGCTATTCGTCAATGACCACTCCCGACACGCTGTATGAACTGGACCTTGACAGCGGCGAGCGGCAGATCTTGAAACAGACTGAGGTGAAGGGCTTCGACGCATCTCTTTACCGCAGTGAGCGCCACTGGCTGACCATGCGTGACGGTGTTGAAGTGCCGGTATCTCTGGTGTATCGCCTTGACTGCTATCAGCCGGGAAGCAACCCTCTGCTGGTTTACGGGTACGGCTCTTACGGCAGCAGTATGGATGCCGACTTCAGCGCCAGCCGCCTCAGCCTGCTTGACCGTGGGTTTGTTTATGCTCTGACCCATATTCGTGGTGGCGGAGAAATGGGACAGCAGTGGTACGACGACGGCCGTCTGTTGAACAAGATGAACAGTTTCCATGATTTCATTGATATCACCGATGAACTGGTGGCGAGAAAATACGGCGACGCACAAAAAGTTTATGCAATGGGCGGTAGCGCCGGTGGGCTGCTGATGGGGGCCGTGATCAATATGGTGCCTGACCGCTTCCACGGGGTCGTGGCGCAGGTGCCTTTTGTGGATGTGCTCACCACCATGCTGGACGAGTCCATACCCCTTACCACCGGAGAATATGACGAATGGGGAAATCCAGCGGAAGAACACTATTATGGCTACATCCGTCGTTACAGCCCGTACGACAACGTGGTGGCGCAGTCCTATCCGCACCTGCTGGTCACAGCCGGGCTACATGATTCCCAGGTACAGTACTGGGAGCCGGCAAAATGGGTGGCGAAGCTGCGCGAGCTCAAGACCGGAGACCATTTGCTGCTGCTGCACACCGATATGGACTCTGGTCACGGCGGTAAATCCGGTCGCTTCAAGGCTTATGAAGGCTTAGTGATGGAATACGCCTTTCTGATTGCGCTGTCGACGGGGCTGCTGGGGCGTCCGACGGCGGCTTAA
- a CDS encoding DNA polymerase III subunit theta encodes MTCNLATLPQEEKDKINVDLAAAGVAFKERYNMPVVAEIVEREQPEALRDWFRQRLMHYRQASLSLSRLPYEPKQK; translated from the coding sequence ATGACCTGCAATCTGGCCACGCTGCCACAGGAAGAAAAAGACAAGATTAACGTCGATCTGGCCGCCGCCGGGGTGGCTTTCAAAGAGCGTTACAATATGCCTGTTGTTGCCGAAATCGTCGAACGCGAACAGCCGGAGGCGCTCCGTGACTGGTTTCGCCAGCGCCTGATGCACTATCGCCAGGCTTCGCTGTCGCTGTCGCGATTGCCGTACGAACCTAAGCAAAAATAG